A single genomic interval of Candidatus Methylomirabilis sp. harbors:
- a CDS encoding DASS family sodium-coupled anion symporter, giving the protein MSGPVDDGPAAEPAGPVQGEGPTTGGRFELRKRYFGILAGPVAFLLVLLWPLAGLSREAHLLAAVFAWAIVYWVTEAVPVAVTAILASVLSIAAGIAPARTVLAAYGDPILFLFIGSFILAEAMHGSGLDRRLAFALLRYPWATRTPGRLLATIGVVTWSVSLWVSNTATTAMMLPVGVGILRGLGAVGDPVRSRFPIGFLLMLTWSSSVAVGIPVGSPPNLIALAMIRNLTDRHLSFFDWVVLTMPLAALMLLLCWVVLRRLYGEAGGAGTDLSRYVAEERRRLGGWSRAEINVACVFLLVCLLWMLPGAVALFSSPEAPIPRFFETHLPEAGVALLGAVLLFMLPTDLRRGEFTLTWGQAARIDWGTILLFGGGLALGRLMFDTGLAESVGKGLIRISGAESLWALTAVAIGTAVVLSEASSNTASASMVIPVMIAVAESSGVSPIPPAVGAALGASFGFMLPVSTPPNAIVYGSGLVPLREMIRSGIWLDVSGAVLIWVGLRVICPLFGVL; this is encoded by the coding sequence GTGAGCGGGCCGGTGGATGACGGGCCGGCAGCGGAGCCAGCGGGGCCGGTGCAGGGGGAGGGTCCCACGACCGGGGGCCGCTTTGAGCTGCGCAAGCGCTACTTCGGGATCCTGGCGGGGCCGGTCGCATTCCTCCTTGTGTTGCTCTGGCCGCTGGCAGGCCTCAGCCGGGAGGCCCATCTCCTGGCGGCGGTCTTCGCCTGGGCGATCGTGTACTGGGTCACCGAGGCCGTGCCCGTCGCGGTGACCGCCATCCTCGCCTCGGTCCTCTCCATCGCCGCCGGCATCGCCCCGGCGCGGACCGTGCTGGCCGCGTACGGGGATCCGATCCTTTTCCTGTTCATCGGGAGCTTCATCCTCGCCGAGGCGATGCACGGGAGCGGCCTCGACCGGCGCCTCGCGTTCGCGTTGCTGCGCTACCCCTGGGCGACCCGCACGCCGGGGCGCCTCCTGGCCACGATCGGGGTGGTCACCTGGTCGGTGTCGCTGTGGGTGAGCAACACGGCGACGACGGCGATGATGCTGCCCGTCGGGGTCGGCATCCTCCGGGGCCTCGGGGCGGTCGGCGATCCGGTGCGGAGCCGGTTCCCGATCGGCTTCCTGCTGATGCTCACCTGGTCGTCCTCCGTCGCCGTCGGCATCCCGGTCGGGTCGCCGCCGAACCTGATCGCCCTCGCCATGATCCGGAACCTGACCGACCGCCATCTCTCCTTCTTCGACTGGGTGGTTCTCACCATGCCGCTCGCGGCCCTGATGCTCCTCCTCTGCTGGGTGGTCCTGCGGCGCCTGTATGGGGAGGCGGGCGGGGCCGGGACCGACCTCTCCCGGTACGTGGCCGAGGAGCGCCGGCGCCTGGGAGGGTGGAGCCGCGCGGAGATCAACGTCGCCTGCGTCTTCCTCCTGGTCTGTCTCCTCTGGATGCTGCCGGGAGCGGTCGCGCTGTTCTCCTCCCCGGAGGCGCCGATCCCCCGCTTCTTCGAGACGCACCTGCCGGAGGCGGGGGTTGCGCTGCTGGGGGCGGTTCTTCTCTTCATGCTTCCGACCGATCTGCGCCGGGGGGAGTTCACCCTCACGTGGGGGCAGGCCGCCCGGATCGATTGGGGGACGATCCTGTTGTTCGGTGGCGGCCTCGCCCTTGGCCGGCTCATGTTCGACACGGGGCTCGCCGAGAGTGTCGGGAAGGGGCTGATCCGGATCTCGGGGGCCGAAAGCCTCTGGGCCTTGACGGCCGTCGCCATCGGGACGGCCGTGGTCCTCTCGGAGGCCTCCTCGAACACCGCGTCGGCGAGCATGGTCATCCCGGTGATGATCGCGGTCGCCGAGAGCAGCGGGGTCAGTCCGATCCCCCCGGCGGTGGGCGCGGCCCTCGGCGCGAGCTTCGGCTTCATGCTGCCGGTCTCGACCCCGCCGAACGCGATCGTCTACGGCTCGGGCCTCGTCCCCCTCAGGGAGATGATCCGGTCGGGCATCTGGCTCGACGTGAGCGGTGCCGTCCTCATCTGGGTCGGCCTACGGGTCATCTGCCCTCTCTTCGGGGTCCTGTAG
- a CDS encoding cbb3-type cytochrome c oxidase subunit I, producing the protein MMTSDNRLAGAYLAVALVALFGGVVTGLFQALEHAGLDLYPRLAPVIQSYYHGLSLHGVLNVLVWTTFFICGFLPFMTARALGMPLVGRPLAWATFWLMTGGLVLAAVPLVGNAATVLFTFYPPMRAHWAFYVGLTVVVVGTWLVTLNLVLTYRAWRAKNPGTRTPLAAFMSLVTFAMWTIASLGLAAEMAFMLIPWSLGLLGGTDALLARVLFWFTGHPIVYFWLLPAYVSWYTLVPRQAGGRLFSDPLARVSFILFLVLSTPLGFHHQFTDPGIHQGWKLLHAFLTFVVFFPSLLTFFNVVASLESGARARGGKGWVAWFGKLPWGDPSLAAQVLAMLLFTFGGVGGLINASFNVNLVVHNTAWIPGHLHLTVGTAVTLTFMGITYWLVPVLCGRALWSRRLALAQAWLWFGGMVVFSNALHRLGLMGAPRRTMLGAAPYLQPEWKAVLPLVGIGGTILFVSALLYFLNLALTLVASREPAPAMPAFAEALSGPEHAPAILDRWRPWLALAALLIAIAYGPVLVRLVAATPLTTPGFRVW; encoded by the coding sequence ATGATGACCTCTGACAACCGCCTGGCGGGGGCCTACCTGGCCGTCGCGCTCGTCGCCCTGTTCGGCGGCGTGGTGACCGGGCTGTTTCAGGCCCTCGAGCACGCCGGCCTCGACCTCTATCCCCGGCTCGCGCCGGTCATCCAGTCCTACTACCACGGCCTGAGCCTCCACGGGGTCCTGAACGTCCTGGTCTGGACGACCTTCTTCATCTGCGGGTTCCTGCCGTTTATGACCGCCCGGGCGCTCGGGATGCCCCTGGTGGGCCGGCCGCTCGCCTGGGCAACTTTCTGGCTCATGACCGGGGGGCTCGTCCTCGCCGCGGTCCCCCTGGTGGGGAACGCGGCAACGGTCCTCTTCACCTTCTACCCCCCCATGCGGGCCCACTGGGCTTTCTACGTCGGGCTGACGGTGGTCGTCGTCGGCACCTGGTTGGTCACCCTGAACCTGGTCCTCACCTACCGGGCCTGGCGGGCGAAAAACCCCGGGACGCGGACTCCCCTGGCGGCCTTCATGTCGCTGGTGACCTTTGCCATGTGGACGATCGCCTCCCTGGGGTTGGCGGCCGAGATGGCTTTCATGTTGATCCCGTGGTCCCTGGGGCTCCTCGGCGGGACCGACGCGCTCTTGGCGCGGGTCCTCTTCTGGTTCACCGGGCACCCGATCGTCTACTTCTGGCTGCTCCCGGCCTACGTCTCGTGGTACACGCTCGTCCCGCGGCAGGCGGGGGGCCGCCTCTTCAGCGACCCGCTGGCCCGGGTGTCGTTCATCCTGTTCCTCGTCCTCTCGACGCCGCTCGGCTTCCACCACCAGTTCACGGACCCGGGCATCCACCAGGGGTGGAAGCTTCTCCACGCCTTCCTCACCTTCGTGGTCTTCTTCCCGAGTCTCCTCACCTTCTTCAACGTGGTGGCGTCCCTGGAGAGCGGCGCGCGGGCGCGGGGCGGGAAGGGCTGGGTCGCCTGGTTCGGGAAGCTCCCCTGGGGCGACCCCTCGCTGGCGGCGCAGGTCCTGGCGATGCTGCTCTTCACCTTCGGCGGCGTGGGCGGGCTCATCAACGCCTCCTTCAACGTCAACCTGGTCGTGCACAACACCGCCTGGATCCCGGGGCACCTCCACCTGACGGTGGGCACCGCCGTCACCTTGACCTTCATGGGCATCACCTACTGGCTGGTCCCGGTCCTGTGCGGCCGCGCCCTCTGGAGCCGGCGGCTGGCCCTGGCCCAGGCGTGGCTCTGGTTCGGCGGCATGGTGGTTTTCTCCAACGCCCTGCACCGCCTCGGGCTGATGGGGGCCCCGCGCCGCACCATGCTCGGCGCCGCCCCCTATCTGCAGCCCGAGTGGAAAGCGGTGCTCCCCCTGGTGGGGATCGGCGGGACCATCCTCTTCGTGAGCGCCCTGCTGTACTTCCTCAACCTCGCGCTGACGCTCGTGGCCTCGCGCGAGCCGGCGCCCGCCATGCCCGCGTTCGCGGAGGCGCTCTCCGGCCCGGAGCATGCGCCGGCGATCCTCGACCGGTGGCGCCCGTGGCTCGCCCTCGCCGCACTGCTCATCGCGATCGCCTACGGCCCCGTGCTCGTCCGCCTGGTGGCCGCGACGCCGCTCACCACGCCGGGCTTCCGGGTGTGGTGA
- a CDS encoding cytochrome c oxidase subunit II has translation MRRPGTVYLYELAWILPSIAIPVGMLAALIVTAFGAGIHVPGEEGRVEPAQLATTAPFDQPGVVEVAPGRYEVRMVAGIWSFAPSEIRVPAGSTVTFVATSRDVVHGLFIPRANVNVMLLPGQVSRVTARFTRPGEYPFLCHEYCGIAHHTMWGKVVVEPRS, from the coding sequence ATGAGACGTCCGGGCACCGTCTACCTGTACGAGCTCGCCTGGATCTTGCCGAGCATCGCCATTCCGGTCGGGATGCTCGCCGCGCTCATCGTGACGGCCTTTGGCGCGGGGATCCACGTCCCCGGGGAGGAGGGGCGGGTGGAGCCGGCGCAACTCGCCACCACGGCCCCCTTCGACCAACCGGGGGTCGTGGAGGTCGCGCCCGGGCGGTACGAGGTCCGAATGGTGGCCGGCATCTGGTCCTTCGCGCCCAGCGAAATCCGTGTGCCCGCCGGCTCCACGGTCACCTTCGTGGCGACGAGCCGGGACGTGGTGCACGGGCTCTTCATCCCCCGGGCCAATGTCAACGTGATGCTCCTCCCCGGCCAGGTGTCCCGGGTCACGGCCCGCTTCACCCGGCCTGGGGAGTACCCGTTCCTCTGCCACGAGTACTGCGGGATCGCCCATCACACCATGTGGGGCAAGGTCGTCGTCGAGCCGCGGTCGTGA
- a CDS encoding ferritin-like domain-containing protein — protein MDKTKLLEGLNRDLADELGTVCRYIQQAAMAVGLAGHEVREFVKAEVTDEVNHALFLADKIVALGGTPAVKPAPFKELKDPTAMLKHDLELERQAIKSYTERAGQAEAAGEIGLKVRLEEILSDETDHAEEIVRLLGGRGAD, from the coding sequence ATGGACAAGACGAAGCTGCTCGAGGGACTGAACCGGGACCTGGCGGACGAGCTGGGGACGGTCTGCCGGTACATCCAGCAGGCGGCCATGGCCGTCGGCCTGGCGGGGCACGAGGTCCGGGAGTTCGTGAAGGCGGAGGTCACCGACGAGGTGAACCACGCCCTCTTCCTGGCGGACAAGATCGTGGCCCTGGGGGGGACGCCGGCGGTCAAGCCGGCCCCCTTCAAGGAGCTGAAGGACCCGACGGCGATGCTGAAGCACGACCTGGAGCTGGAGCGACAGGCGATCAAAAGTTACACCGAGCGGGCCGGCCAGGCCGAGGCCGCGGGGGAGATCGGCCTGAAGGTCCGGCTGGAGGAGATCCTTTCCGACGAGACCGACCACGCCGAGGAGATCGTGCGGCTGCTCGGCGGTCGCGGCGCCGACTAG
- a CDS encoding ABC transporter ATP-binding protein — MPAIVADGLTKVFGRRETEVIALRDASIAVEPGELVALMGPSGSGKTTLLRAISLIDPPTRGHITIAGNPVYDDQRVLTDDRRLRRERMGIIFQAYNLIPFLTAVENVALVLSLNGVPAREAVRRARELLERLGLGHRADIHPATLSGGEQQRLAVARAVVNDPAVLLADEPTASLDTERGTAVMELLRRLGRERRAAVIVVTHDERMIEGFDRVYHMIDGRITAGR; from the coding sequence ATGCCGGCGATCGTCGCGGACGGCCTCACGAAGGTCTTCGGCCGGAGGGAGACCGAGGTCATTGCGCTCCGGGACGCCAGCATCGCTGTCGAGCCGGGGGAGCTGGTGGCCCTGATGGGGCCCAGTGGATCCGGGAAAACGACCCTGCTCCGGGCGATCTCGCTGATCGACCCGCCGACCCGGGGGCACATCACCATCGCCGGGAATCCGGTCTACGACGACCAGCGGGTCCTCACCGACGACCGGCGCCTACGGCGGGAGCGGATGGGGATCATCTTCCAGGCCTACAATCTGATTCCCTTTCTCACGGCCGTGGAGAACGTGGCCCTGGTCCTCTCCCTGAACGGCGTGCCAGCGCGCGAGGCGGTCCGGCGGGCGCGAGAGCTGCTGGAGCGCCTGGGCCTCGGCCACCGGGCCGACATTCACCCCGCCACCCTGTCCGGCGGGGAACAGCAGCGGCTGGCCGTCGCCCGCGCTGTGGTCAACGACCCGGCGGTGCTCCTCGCGGACGAGCCGACCGCCTCCCTGGATACGGAGCGAGGCACGGCGGTAATGGAGTTGCTGCGGCGGCTGGGACGGGAGCGCCGGGCTGCGGTGATCGTCGTGACCCACGACGAGCGGATGATCGAGGGGTTTGACCGCGTGTACCACATGATCGACGGCCGGATTACCGCTGGCCGGTGA
- a CDS encoding ABC transporter permease, giving the protein MNLAIRDIQYRLGRFLLTALGLGLLLATVMAMGGIYRGMVEDALSIVRTPGADLWVVQKDTNGPFAETSRIPEDVYRIIRAVPGVREASPIAFQSLQLRVGPKLFRVQLVGHRPGGLGAPPAVVAGRPIVRSRYEMLIDRKAGIPLGTEIEIGRMTLTVVGLTEGIVSNAGDPAAFVSLQDAQEIQFLKADEAIRNDRARLEADLHAVPALATVPAPALAPILQDTHLANAILVRLEPWADPGEVTQRIERWNHYRAMTTAEQEEVLAKSVIERARQQILLFRIILLAVSTVIIALIIYTMTMEKTRDIATLKVIGAPDWKIGSLILQESLTLGLLGFGLGAILIGLAADYFPRRVAILPFDQYILLGIVVGICVLASVLGIRRALSVDPTTALGGGA; this is encoded by the coding sequence GTGAACCTTGCCATCCGGGACATCCAATACCGCCTGGGCCGCTTCCTCCTGACCGCGCTCGGCCTTGGCCTCCTGCTGGCCACCGTCATGGCGATGGGTGGTATCTACCGAGGGATGGTGGAGGACGCGCTCAGCATCGTGCGGACCCCGGGTGCCGATCTGTGGGTTGTCCAGAAGGACACCAATGGCCCCTTCGCTGAGACCTCGCGCATCCCGGAGGACGTCTACCGGATCATCCGCGCTGTTCCCGGCGTTCGGGAGGCCAGCCCGATCGCCTTCCAGTCGCTCCAGCTCCGGGTGGGGCCGAAGCTGTTCCGGGTGCAGCTCGTCGGCCACCGGCCCGGGGGCCTGGGAGCGCCCCCCGCGGTGGTGGCCGGCCGGCCGATCGTCCGCAGCCGGTACGAGATGCTGATTGACCGGAAGGCCGGCATCCCGCTGGGGACCGAGATCGAGATCGGCCGGATGACGTTGACCGTCGTCGGCCTGACCGAAGGGATCGTGTCGAACGCGGGCGACCCCGCTGCCTTTGTCTCGCTTCAGGATGCCCAGGAAATCCAGTTCCTGAAGGCCGACGAGGCCATCCGGAACGACCGGGCCCGGCTGGAGGCGGACCTTCATGCGGTGCCGGCCCTCGCCACGGTCCCCGCCCCGGCGCTCGCGCCGATCCTCCAGGACACCCATCTGGCCAACGCCATCCTGGTGCGGCTGGAGCCCTGGGCTGACCCGGGGGAGGTGACGCAGCGGATCGAGCGCTGGAATCACTACCGGGCCATGACCACGGCGGAGCAGGAGGAGGTGCTGGCCAAGAGCGTCATCGAGCGGGCGCGCCAGCAGATCCTGCTCTTCCGGATCATCCTGCTGGCGGTCTCGACCGTCATCATCGCGCTCATTATCTACACGATGACGATGGAGAAGACCCGGGACATCGCCACCCTCAAGGTCATCGGAGCCCCGGACTGGAAGATCGGCAGCCTCATCCTTCAGGAGTCCCTCACGCTGGGCCTGCTGGGGTTCGGGCTGGGGGCGATCCTCATCGGGCTCGCCGCCGACTACTTCCCCCGGCGCGTCGCCATCTTGCCGTTCGATCAGTACATCCTGCTGGGGATCGTGGTGGGGATCTGCGTCCTCGCGAGCGTGCTCGGGATCCGCCGAGCCCTGAGCGTGGACCCGACCACAGCCCTGGGCGGGGGCGCGTGA
- a CDS encoding efflux RND transporter periplasmic adaptor subunit, whose translation MDRRRLRRIVKGLLLAGGLVALAGAGALFLLRPTPVTVAEVALREIAPAVQGVGTVEAKVVVQVGAKITGRVVAVLVDQGDTVRPGQVLARLQDAEHVAQVEQAEATLRRARLGVAAQEAALRKARAALEAAAAAVSRVRATESLARVNAERWRQLHAEGGVARADMDARVTEAAAAADELKNAEAQREAAVAEVAVLQAALDMVEHDIRAAEAALATARARQADTVVVSPLDGYVVSRDLEPGATVNPGTPILKIADPRTAWVTVNVDERETGGIAVGDPAEIALRSLAGRTLRGRIARIRRESDRVTEQLAVDLTFEERPPRLILGEQAEATIRPGATRRVVALPLAALVRTPDGPGAWTVVDGRLRFRAARLGVADPAGWIEVVEGFHPGEQVVVAPGRLADPANEGRRVVATSRDGRTAGAGERP comes from the coding sequence ATGGATCGGCGGCGGCTGCGACGGATCGTGAAGGGGCTCCTGCTGGCCGGAGGGCTCGTGGCCCTGGCCGGCGCCGGGGCGCTCTTCCTGCTCCGCCCGACACCGGTCACCGTGGCGGAAGTGGCCCTCCGTGAGATCGCTCCGGCGGTCCAGGGCGTGGGGACGGTCGAGGCGAAGGTCGTCGTCCAGGTCGGGGCGAAGATCACCGGGCGGGTCGTGGCCGTCCTGGTTGACCAGGGGGACACGGTGCGGCCCGGCCAAGTTCTGGCCCGCCTGCAAGATGCGGAGCACGTCGCCCAGGTCGAGCAGGCGGAGGCGACCCTCCGGCGGGCGCGCCTCGGCGTCGCCGCCCAGGAGGCTGCGTTGCGGAAGGCCCGAGCGGCCCTGGAGGCGGCCGCGGCGGCCGTCTCCCGCGTTCGGGCGACCGAGTCCCTGGCTCGCGTTAACGCGGAGCGCTGGCGCCAGCTCCACGCGGAGGGTGGGGTGGCGCGGGCGGACATGGACGCCCGGGTCACGGAGGCCGCCGCCGCTGCCGATGAGCTGAAGAACGCGGAGGCCCAGCGCGAGGCGGCCGTCGCGGAGGTGGCGGTGCTCCAGGCTGCCCTCGATATGGTGGAGCACGACATCCGGGCCGCGGAGGCGGCGCTGGCCACGGCCCGGGCACGGCAGGCCGACACTGTGGTCGTCAGTCCCCTCGACGGGTATGTGGTCAGCCGGGACCTGGAACCGGGCGCCACAGTGAATCCCGGGACCCCCATCCTCAAGATCGCTGACCCGCGCACGGCCTGGGTGACCGTGAACGTGGACGAGCGGGAAACTGGCGGCATCGCCGTCGGCGATCCCGCGGAGATCGCGCTCCGCTCCCTGGCCGGCCGGACGCTCCGCGGCCGCATCGCGAGGATCCGGCGCGAAAGTGACCGGGTCACCGAGCAGCTGGCGGTGGATCTGACCTTCGAGGAGCGGCCGCCGCGGCTGATCCTCGGGGAGCAGGCCGAGGCCACGATCCGGCCCGGGGCCACGAGACGGGTGGTGGCCCTCCCCCTGGCCGCCCTCGTGCGGACGCCCGATGGGCCCGGCGCCTGGACGGTTGTGGATGGCCGCCTCCGCTTCCGGGCGGCGCGGCTAGGGGTGGCCGACCCGGCCGGGTGGATCGAGGTGGTGGAGGGGTTCCACCCGGGCGAGCAGGTCGTGGTCGCGCCCGGCCGCCTGGCCGACCCGGCGAACGAGGGGCGGCGCGTCGTGGCGACCTCGCGGGACGGGAGAACGGCCGGAGCGGGGGAGCGGCCGTGA
- a CDS encoding YeeE/YedE thiosulfate transporter family protein codes for MGPLEITGTARLLLGLGTGILFGFILQKGQVTKYQKIVAFFRLTDLTVLKVMIGGILAGMVGVYLLYDLGLVRLHIKPILLGANILGGLIFGVGMLLLGF; via the coding sequence ATGGGACCACTGGAGATCACGGGCACGGCCCGGCTTCTCCTGGGGCTCGGCACCGGGATCCTCTTCGGGTTCATCCTGCAGAAGGGGCAGGTGACCAAGTACCAGAAGATCGTGGCCTTCTTCCGCCTCACCGACCTGACCGTCCTCAAGGTGATGATCGGGGGCATCCTGGCGGGGATGGTGGGGGTCTACCTGCTCTACGACCTGGGGCTCGTGCGCCTGCACATCAAGCCGATCCTCCTCGGCGCGAACATCCTCGGGGGCCTCATCTTCGGCGTCGGGATGCTCCTCCTCGGGTTCTGA
- a CDS encoding YeeE/YedE thiosulfate transporter family protein: MAWLRKQEWPWWQTGLLLGLLNTAAFYTADYYLSVSTTFSRAAGMVVGIAAPAHVAANPYWQMVKPIVDWQFMLVLGIPIGAYLAARLSQRAVTFSTQLPEVWVNRFGTSPARRWTLGILGGVLVGFGARLADG; the protein is encoded by the coding sequence ATGGCCTGGTTGCGAAAACAGGAGTGGCCCTGGTGGCAGACGGGCCTGCTGCTCGGGCTGCTCAACACGGCCGCCTTCTATACGGCCGACTACTACCTCTCCGTTTCGACTACGTTCTCCCGGGCCGCGGGGATGGTGGTGGGGATCGCCGCGCCTGCCCACGTGGCGGCGAACCCCTACTGGCAGATGGTCAAACCAATCGTGGACTGGCAGTTCATGCTGGTCCTTGGGATTCCGATCGGGGCCTACCTGGCCGCCCGCCTGAGCCAGCGGGCGGTCACGTTCAGCACGCAGCTCCCGGAGGTCTGGGTGAACCGGTTCGGGACGAGCCCGGCGCGCCGGTGGACGCTGGGAATTCTCGGTGGGGTACTCGTCGGCTTCGGCGCCCGGCTGGCAGACGGCTGA
- a CDS encoding OsmC family protein, with product MEEKGFTLTLELEKGYEFRVDFHQPGIPSLLMDEPPPLGEDHGPNASRILAAAVGNCLSASALFCLRKARIPVMGMRTTVQASFLRNPQGRLRIGGIEVKIQPEVAPEDRDRMGRCMELFEEFCVVTQSVRHGIEVRIDVQPASA from the coding sequence ATGGAGGAGAAGGGCTTTACGCTCACCCTTGAGCTTGAGAAAGGCTACGAGTTTCGGGTAGACTTCCACCAGCCCGGGATCCCCTCCCTGCTCATGGATGAGCCGCCTCCGCTGGGGGAGGACCACGGTCCGAATGCCTCCAGGATCCTGGCGGCGGCGGTGGGGAACTGTCTCAGCGCCAGCGCGCTCTTCTGCCTCCGCAAGGCCCGGATCCCCGTGATGGGGATGCGGACCACCGTTCAGGCGTCTTTCCTGCGGAACCCGCAGGGGCGGCTCCGGATTGGCGGGATCGAGGTGAAGATCCAGCCCGAGGTCGCCCCGGAGGATCGGGACCGGATGGGCCGCTGTATGGAGCTCTTCGAGGAGTTTTGCGTGGTGACGCAGAGCGTGCGGCACGGAATCGAGGTGAGGATCGACGTGCAGCCCGCCTCGGCCTAA
- a CDS encoding DUF302 domain-containing protein: MLYVVETSKDVDTAARDLEAAVKRNKFGVLHVHNLQQTLKDKGVDFPNACKILEVCNPQRAMEVLTRNMGVNMALPCRISVYREKGKTKIGMVRPTALLALFPGSEALKGVAEEVERETIKMIDEAK; the protein is encoded by the coding sequence ATGCTGTACGTGGTCGAGACAAGCAAGGATGTGGACACGGCGGCACGGGACCTCGAGGCGGCGGTGAAGCGGAACAAGTTCGGGGTTCTCCACGTGCACAACCTTCAGCAGACGCTGAAGGACAAAGGGGTTGATTTCCCGAACGCCTGCAAGATCCTCGAGGTGTGTAATCCTCAGCGGGCGATGGAGGTCCTCACGCGAAACATGGGCGTGAACATGGCGCTCCCTTGCCGGATTTCCGTGTACCGGGAGAAGGGCAAGACGAAAATCGGCATGGTCCGGCCTACCGCCCTCCTGGCCCTCTTCCCCGGCAGCGAAGCCCTGAAGGGCGTCGCTGAGGAGGTGGAGCGCGAAACCATCAAAATGATCGATGAGGCAAAGTAG
- a CDS encoding lycopene cyclase domain-containing protein, giving the protein MSGEPLAESFYAYLALSSALVAVWLILYALRTNIRQEMVRVSLGTMFLGLTEPLFVPEYWNPPTLWDLARRTGFDLESLLFSFAIGGIAFAAYNVLFRVAPSESMAHERGHPRHRYHVLAILSAPALFVILAALTSLNPIYAAAIGLVGGFLATLYCRPDLWLKMVVSGVLFFLLYFIVFAFFNLAFPGYVAAVWNLKAVSGFLAWGVPLEELMFAFTFGLYWSSMYEHVTWRRNRFLGPVSETPHAAATRSEP; this is encoded by the coding sequence ATGAGTGGCGAGCCGTTGGCCGAATCGTTCTATGCTTATCTCGCCCTGAGCTCAGCGCTCGTCGCCGTCTGGCTCATCCTCTATGCGCTCAGAACCAACATCCGCCAGGAGATGGTCCGGGTCAGCCTCGGGACCATGTTTCTCGGGCTGACCGAGCCGCTCTTCGTCCCCGAGTACTGGAACCCGCCGACGCTCTGGGACCTGGCCCGAAGGACGGGATTCGACCTGGAGAGCCTGCTCTTCTCCTTCGCCATCGGGGGGATCGCGTTTGCCGCCTATAACGTCCTCTTCCGGGTGGCACCGTCCGAGAGCATGGCCCACGAGCGAGGCCATCCCCGGCACCGGTATCACGTGCTCGCCATTCTCTCGGCCCCTGCGCTGTTCGTGATCCTCGCGGCGCTCACGAGTCTCAACCCGATCTATGCGGCGGCGATCGGCCTGGTGGGCGGGTTCCTCGCGACCCTCTACTGCCGGCCCGATCTCTGGCTCAAGATGGTCGTGAGCGGGGTGTTGTTCTTCCTCCTCTACTTCATCGTCTTCGCCTTCTTCAACCTCGCGTTCCCGGGCTACGTCGCGGCGGTCTGGAACCTGAAGGCGGTCTCGGGGTTCCTGGCGTGGGGCGTGCCCCTGGAAGAACTGATGTTCGCCTTTACGTTTGGACTCTATTGGTCGAGCATGTACGAACACGTCACCTGGCGACGGAACCGCTTCCTCGGGCCTGTGTCGGAAACACCGCATGCTGCTGCCACAAGGAGCGAACCGTGA
- a CDS encoding DUF5676 family membrane protein → MHPLNWKLMMWSFGLFAAAIFVSCVVYGLLVPKEFHAAQLLEMVLPGFGWLSVGSFLLGLGESFLYGAYTGLIFVPIYNFVLRRCA, encoded by the coding sequence ATGCATCCGCTCAACTGGAAACTGATGATGTGGTCGTTCGGGCTCTTCGCCGCCGCGATCTTCGTGAGCTGCGTGGTGTACGGACTGCTGGTTCCCAAGGAATTCCATGCAGCTCAGCTTCTGGAGATGGTGCTCCCCGGCTTCGGGTGGCTGAGCGTCGGGAGCTTCCTGCTGGGCCTCGGGGAGAGCTTCCTTTACGGTGCCTACACGGGGCTCATCTTTGTGCCCATCTACAACTTCGTCCTCCGGCGGTGTGCATGA
- a CDS encoding SHOCT domain-containing protein, with the protein MAGIRQRVMVFVAAWFAPGTALAQERPYEWWWGGHPMGWMWGAWGIGMMLVMLAFWGLVIVGVVLGIRWLVSQGKGSRSDSALDILRQRYARGEVNKDEFEAKKRDLS; encoded by the coding sequence ATGGCAGGAATCAGGCAGCGGGTGATGGTTTTTGTGGCGGCGTGGTTCGCCCCCGGGACGGCATTGGCCCAGGAGCGGCCCTACGAGTGGTGGTGGGGGGGACACCCGATGGGGTGGATGTGGGGCGCCTGGGGGATCGGGATGATGCTGGTCATGCTGGCGTTCTGGGGGTTGGTGATCGTGGGGGTCGTGCTCGGCATCCGCTGGCTGGTGAGCCAGGGGAAGGGGTCGCGGTCCGATTCGGCGCTCGATATCCTCCGCCAGCGGTACGCGCGCGGCGAGGTGAATAAGGACGAGTTTGAGGCAAAGAAGCGGGATCTGAGCTAA
- a CDS encoding YHS domain-containing protein, protein MTKDLVCGMNVDEKKAAATAVYGGKTYYFCSAACKATFEKAPAKYVKA, encoded by the coding sequence ATGACAAAGGATCTGGTTTGCGGGATGAATGTGGATGAGAAGAAGGCCGCAGCGACAGCGGTCTACGGTGGCAAGACCTACTATTTCTGCTCGGCGGCCTGCAAGGCGACCTTTGAGAAGGCGCCGGCCAAGTACGTTAAGGCCTGA